TTTCGTCCTTTACATAGCCGCGGCTATATGGGCGCTCATGATCTACGAGATGAGGAAGGCCTCGCTCGATGCGGGGGCCTCGGCCGGGGACGGCGACCCAGGCGTCGTGACGCCGATGTTCCTGAGCACGACGTTTCTACTCAGCTTCGGCATATTCCTTCTTGCGGCGCTCATATTCGTCACCGTACCCCGGATGAGGGGGAATTACCTCCGGACGGATTTCCTCCGCTCGGGCGACCTCCGGAGCGGATTTTCGGACGAGGTCAGGCTCGGGAGAGTGGGGCAGATAAAGCTCGACAGCTCGCCCGTGATGATGGTGAGAATACTAAACCGGAACGTGAACAACCTCCCCGTCCCGCTTTACTGGAGGGGCATAGCGCTCGACGAATTCGACGGCGCCGCGTGGAAGGCGACGGGCGGGGGACGGTACGGCGGGCCCGAGACGGCCCCCCATGCGCGCGCTCCCGGGGCGAAGGGGAGGGAGGGGCATCTCGCGCAGGAGGTTATAACAGAATCACTCGACACGGATATTCTCTTCGCGGCCAACTTTCCCGTTTCGTACGGCTCCGTCCCCGGCGGGCGCGTCGCGCAGGTGAACGATTCCTACATATTGCCCGGAAGGATTTCGGGCAGGATAAAGTACCTCGCGTACTCTGACGTCTACACGCCGCCCGCGGGGGACCTGAGGGAGGCGGGCGCGGACTATTCGGATATTGAATTCGAGAGGTATCTCCAGCTCCCGCCGCTCGCGCCCGAGGTTTCGGAGCTCGCGCATGAGATAACGTCGTCGGGTGGAAACGCGTACGACAAGGCGCTCGCCATAAAGCGCTATCTTCTCATGAACTACGGCTATACGCGGACTCTCGAAGGCCGGAAGGGCGAATACCCGCTCGAAGAGTTCCTCTTCGATATAAAGGAAGGGCACTGCGAGTATTTTTCCACCGCCATGGTCGTTTTGCTCAGGGAATCGGGTATTCCGGCCAGGGTGGTGAACGGCTTCATAGGCGGGGAATGGAACGAGCACGGGCAGTTCTTCTTGGTTAGGGAAAGCGATGCCCATTCCTGGGCCGAGGCCTATTTCCC
The Thermodesulfobacteriota bacterium genome window above contains:
- a CDS encoding DUF3488 and transglutaminase-like domain-containing protein — its product is MKISRALSVFTHLIALVGFLSIFMSGGVGVPTAAVFVLALAASFVSELYGRDYFVGGRVGAALAVLLVAYSAAAILLFRLEPFRVVLDFLIFTQVLKLLGKKRMRDVVQIYVLSFFQFLAGAIITISFSFAVAFVLYIAAAIWALMIYEMRKASLDAGASAGDGDPGVVTPMFLSTTFLLSFGIFLLAALIFVTVPRMRGNYLRTDFLRSGDLRSGFSDEVRLGRVGQIKLDSSPVMMVRILNRNVNNLPVPLYWRGIALDEFDGAAWKATGGGRYGGPETAPHARAPGAKGREGHLAQEVITESLDTDILFAANFPVSYGSVPGGRVAQVNDSYILPGRISGRIKYLAYSDVYTPPAGDLREAGADYSDIEFERYLQLPPLAPEVSELAHEITSSGGNAYDKALAIKRYLLMNYGYTRTLEGRKGEYPLEEFLFDIKEGHCEYFSTAMVVLLRESGIPARVVNGFIGGEWNEHGQFFLVRESDAHSWAEAYFPEYGWVTFDATPEGGADILASGSFISSYVDYLRYRWNRYVIDFSQRDQVRLFNDIRDRWKWRQGKLTGPSGLFSRPDGTVVALAALSVIAVWILVTRTGLGALFRRGKGGAPERATVIYGSALKVLSGRGFTRPGYMTPREFSIYLKDSSFPGAAIMSELTDKYLYIRFGGGGGAHEITALESLYRKLKSLKSKGHAPGTTP